One window of Jannaschia sp. CCS1 genomic DNA carries:
- the nuoK gene encoding NADH-quinone oxidoreductase subunit NuoK — protein MTIGLEHYLTVAAALFVIGIFGIFLNRKNVIIILMSLELMLLSVNINMVAFSSFLGDLTGQVFTLFILTVAAAEAAIGLAILVCYFRNRGTVDVEDVANMKG, from the coding sequence ATGACCATTGGCTTGGAACATTACCTGACGGTGGCGGCGGCGCTGTTTGTCATTGGCATTTTCGGGATCTTCCTGAACCGCAAGAACGTGATCATCATCCTGATGTCGCTGGAACTGATGCTGTTGTCGGTCAACATCAACATGGTCGCCTTCTCGTCGTTTCTGGGCGATCTGACGGGGCAGGTCTTCACCCTGTTCATCCTGACGGTCGCCGCAGCTGAGGCCGCCATTGGTCTTGCCATTCTGGTCTGCTACTTCCGCAATCGCGGCACCGTCGACGTCGAAGACGTCGCGAATATGAAGGGGTGA
- the nuoN gene encoding NADH-quinone oxidoreductase subunit NuoN: protein MISADLAILTPEIVLSLFAMAGLLGAVYTSKDALASAMCWGTAALFIIMAFYIGVTGNGAREAFDGMIIDDAFSRFAKITILLSAAAILMISQDYMAKADLLRFEFPVLIILAVVGMMIMVSAGDLIALYMGLELQSLALYVVAAMRRDSVRSTEAGLKYFVLGALSSGLLLYGSSLAYGFAGTTQFAGIIEAAQGGDMPLGLLFGLVFITAGLAFKVSAAPFHMWTPDVYEGSPTPITALFATAPKVAAMALFARVVHDAFGGVIGDWQQIVAFLAVVSMFLGAIAAIGQTDIKRLMAYSSISHMGFALMGLSAGTAQGVEAMLIYMAIYVAMNIGTFAFILTMERNGRHVTEISSLSAFASKEPTKALAILVMMFSLAGVPPLLGFFGKYAVLVAAVDAGLVWLAIAGVIASVIGAFYYIRIVYLMYFGEADEGALDGKMGLVPYVGLIAMALVIGLGWVPGVNLFGIEAPAETAAAMLIR from the coding sequence ATGATCTCCGCTGATCTTGCCATCCTGACGCCCGAGATTGTCCTGTCGCTGTTCGCGATGGCGGGGCTGTTGGGGGCGGTCTACACGTCCAAGGACGCGCTCGCCTCGGCCATGTGCTGGGGCACGGCGGCCTTGTTCATCATCATGGCGTTCTACATCGGCGTGACGGGCAACGGCGCGCGGGAGGCGTTTGACGGCATGATCATTGACGATGCCTTCTCTCGCTTTGCCAAGATCACCATCCTTCTGTCGGCCGCCGCAATCCTGATGATTTCGCAGGATTACATGGCCAAGGCGGATTTGTTACGGTTTGAGTTCCCCGTGCTGATCATTCTGGCCGTTGTGGGCATGATGATCATGGTCTCCGCAGGTGATCTGATCGCGCTTTACATGGGGTTGGAGCTGCAATCGCTGGCGCTCTACGTGGTCGCCGCCATGCGCCGCGACAGCGTGCGGTCCACGGAAGCGGGCCTGAAATACTTCGTGCTCGGCGCGCTGTCGTCGGGCCTTCTGCTTTACGGCTCCTCTCTGGCGTATGGGTTCGCGGGTACGACGCAATTTGCGGGCATCATCGAAGCGGCGCAGGGCGGCGACATGCCTCTGGGGCTCCTGTTCGGCCTCGTCTTCATCACGGCGGGCCTTGCCTTCAAGGTCTCTGCCGCGCCGTTTCATATGTGGACGCCGGATGTCTACGAAGGCTCCCCCACACCGATCACCGCGCTTTTTGCCACCGCGCCGAAGGTCGCTGCGATGGCGCTGTTCGCGCGCGTGGTCCATGACGCGTTCGGTGGCGTGATCGGCGATTGGCAGCAGATCGTGGCGTTTCTGGCCGTCGTCTCCATGTTCCTCGGTGCCATCGCGGCGATCGGGCAGACGGATATCAAGCGCCTGATGGCCTATTCCTCGATCTCCCACATGGGCTTTGCGCTGATGGGCCTTTCCGCAGGCACCGCGCAGGGCGTGGAGGCGATGCTGATCTACATGGCGATCTACGTGGCGATGAACATCGGCACCTTCGCGTTTATCCTGACGATGGAGCGGAACGGACGACATGTGACCGAGATCTCGTCGCTGTCCGCCTTCGCCTCCAAGGAGCCCACCAAGGCGCTGGCGATATTGGTCATGATGTTCAGCCTTGCGGGCGTTCCGCCGCTTCTGGGGTTCTTCGGCAAATATGCCGTTCTGGTCGCCGCTGTCGATGCAGGTCTGGTGTGGCTGGCAATTGCGGGCGTCATCGCCTCGGTCATCGGCGCGTTCTACTACATCCGCATCGTCTATCTAATGTATTTCGGGGAGGCGGATGAGGGCGCGTTGGACGGCAAGATGGGGCTGGTCCCCTATGTCGGCCTGATCGCCATGGCGCTGGTCATCGGTCTCGGCTGGGTGCCCGGTGTGAATCTCTTCGGGATCGAGGCTCCGGCGGAAACGGCCGCCGCCATGCTGATCCGCTAA
- a CDS encoding type III pantothenate kinase, translating into MLLCIDCGNTNTVFSIWDGESWLCTMRTSTHHSRTADAYFTWFSTLLGHYGIDPQIDDVIISSTVPRVVFNLRVFCDRFFNLRPLVVGKPDCALPMEPRVDFGTGVGPDRLANAVGAFARHGGDCVVVDFGTATNFDVVAEDGAYVGGVIAPGVNLSLEALALGAAALPHVDITKPDAVIGTNTVACIQSGVFWGYVGLIEGITTRIKAEYGKPMKVIGTGGLAPLFAQGEVLFDTVEDDLTMYGLTVIHKYNKDKNPS; encoded by the coding sequence ATGCTTCTTTGCATCGATTGCGGCAACACCAACACGGTTTTCTCCATCTGGGATGGCGAGAGCTGGCTGTGCACCATGCGCACCTCCACCCATCATTCGCGGACGGCGGACGCCTATTTCACCTGGTTCTCGACATTATTGGGGCATTACGGCATCGACCCGCAGATTGACGATGTCATCATCTCCTCCACCGTGCCGCGCGTTGTGTTCAACCTGCGGGTCTTTTGCGACCGCTTCTTCAACCTACGCCCTCTCGTGGTGGGCAAGCCCGATTGTGCCCTGCCGATGGAGCCGCGGGTGGATTTTGGCACCGGTGTTGGACCGGACCGTCTGGCCAATGCCGTTGGGGCCTTCGCGCGGCATGGTGGCGATTGCGTCGTGGTGGATTTCGGGACGGCCACGAATTTTGACGTGGTGGCCGAAGATGGCGCTTACGTGGGCGGCGTGATTGCGCCCGGTGTGAACCTCAGTCTTGAGGCGCTGGCCCTCGGCGCCGCCGCCTTGCCCCATGTCGATATCACCAAGCCAGACGCTGTGATTGGCACAAACACGGTGGCGTGCATCCAATCGGGTGTTTTTTGGGGTTATGTCGGCCTGATCGAAGGAATAACAACGCGGATCAAGGCGGAATACGGCAAACCGATGAAGGTGATCGGCACGGGCGGGCTCGCCCCCTTGTTTGCGCAGGGAGAGGTGTTATTTGACACCGTCGAAGACGATCTGACGATGTACGGACTGACCGTCATCCATAAATACAACAAGGATAAAAACCCCTCATGA
- a CDS encoding ribonuclease J, with translation MSDRNRLIYLPIGGAGEIGMNCYVYGYGPEGQERLIVVDTGVAFPDMDGQPGVDLILPDVDWLEDRKGRIEAIFITHAHEDHVGAVGHLWGRLEAPVYCRKFTAIHAMRKMDEAGHDAAQVRVVEAYPDVVEAGPFKVSFAPVSHSIPEASGLVIDSDAGRVIHSGDYKIDRSPVVGEAFDEDMWREIASDGVLAYVCDSTNVFSRHPGRSESELPPQITELVAKAKGMVVATTFASNIARLQTLADAGIAAGRSICLMGRAMQRMVKAGREAGVLTNFPTTVSPEDALDIPRESLMLIVTGSQGERRAASASLSRGKYLGHELKEGDTFLFSSKTIPGNEVPVAYIQNSLAEIGVEIVDDTSGFYHVSGHANRPDIEVMHEVLKPQIVVPCHGEYRHLREHSRLAMGKGMAGIVAANGMMVELSGNAPGVTEHIEVGRTYLDGDAFVGQYDGVIRERMKMALNGMVVVALIVDESDEVLEDAWVQLKGLPEVGSSGVSLQELVEDDIARLLPRLDAKIIDDDDKLEEAVKRVARKVCLQEIGKKPEVTLLVSRLMAE, from the coding sequence ATGAGTGACCGCAATCGCCTCATCTATCTCCCCATCGGCGGCGCGGGGGAGATTGGGATGAACTGCTATGTCTATGGCTACGGGCCAGAAGGGCAGGAGCGGTTGATCGTGGTCGACACGGGCGTGGCGTTTCCCGATATGGACGGCCAGCCGGGCGTGGATCTGATCCTGCCCGATGTCGACTGGCTGGAGGATCGCAAGGGCCGGATTGAAGCGATTTTCATCACCCACGCCCACGAGGATCATGTGGGTGCGGTCGGCCATCTGTGGGGCCGTCTGGAAGCGCCGGTGTACTGCCGCAAGTTCACCGCCATCCACGCGATGCGCAAGATGGATGAGGCGGGACATGACGCGGCGCAGGTCCGTGTGGTGGAGGCCTATCCCGATGTGGTGGAGGCCGGGCCGTTCAAAGTCTCCTTCGCGCCGGTCTCCCATTCCATCCCCGAGGCATCTGGCCTTGTGATCGACAGTGACGCAGGCCGCGTGATCCACTCGGGCGACTACAAGATCGACCGCTCCCCCGTCGTGGGGGAGGCGTTTGATGAGGATATGTGGCGCGAAATCGCGTCCGACGGCGTCCTGGCCTATGTCTGCGATTCGACTAACGTTTTCTCGCGCCACCCGGGCCGGTCGGAATCCGAGCTGCCGCCGCAGATTACGGAGCTTGTGGCGAAGGCCAAGGGTATGGTCGTGGCCACCACCTTCGCGTCCAACATCGCGCGGTTGCAGACGCTGGCGGATGCAGGCATTGCGGCGGGTCGTTCGATCTGCCTGATGGGCCGTGCGATGCAACGGATGGTGAAAGCGGGGCGTGAGGCGGGTGTCTTGACCAACTTCCCCACAACCGTGTCACCGGAAGACGCCCTTGATATCCCTCGCGAAAGCCTGATGCTGATTGTGACGGGCAGTCAGGGAGAGCGGCGCGCCGCCTCTGCCTCCCTGTCCCGCGGCAAGTATCTGGGTCATGAATTGAAGGAGGGCGATACGTTCCTCTTCTCCTCCAAGACCATCCCCGGAAACGAAGTGCCGGTCGCCTATATCCAGAACTCGCTTGCCGAGATCGGAGTAGAGATCGTTGATGACACGTCCGGCTTCTACCACGTTTCGGGCCATGCCAATCGCCCGGATATCGAGGTGATGCATGAGGTGCTAAAGCCGCAGATCGTGGTGCCGTGCCATGGTGAATATCGCCACCTGCGGGAGCACTCCCGCCTTGCGATGGGCAAGGGCATGGCCGGGATCGTGGCGGCCAACGGGATGATGGTGGAGCTGTCGGGCAACGCCCCCGGCGTGACTGAGCATATCGAGGTTGGGCGCACGTATCTGGATGGCGACGCCTTCGTCGGCCAGTATGACGGCGTGATCCGTGAGCGGATGAAGATGGCCCTGAACGGCATGGTTGTCGTGGCGCTGATTGTGGACGAATCCGATGAGGTTCTCGAAGACGCCTGGGTGCAGTTGAAGGGCTTGCCAGAGGTCGGGTCCTCTGGCGTATCGTTGCAGGAGTTGGTTGAGGACGACATCGCCCGCCTGTTGCCGCGCCTGGATGCCAAGATCATCGACGATGACGACAAGCTGGAAGAGGCGGTCAAGCGCGTGGCGCGCAAAGTGTGCTTGCAAGAGATTGGCAAAAAGCCCGAGGTCACGCTGCTGGTCAGCCGCCTGATGGCGGAGTAA
- a CDS encoding biotin--[acetyl-CoA-carboxylase] ligase, whose protein sequence is MSGGATGAWPLGVSRRVLATTDSTMLEAARAAPTLTGPEWVLALHQTAARGRRGRAWVMPSGNFAASLTLQPSGPLAQIALRSFAAATALRDALIAVGCPPGDVSLKWPNDVLLRGGKVAGILLESIGDGRGGVSHLIIGIGVNLAHAPDPSEVEARAVTPVALGLDVTPEDFLDALAPAFASREYSLATYGFDPTRTEWLAHAARLEEVITARLPGEEITGTFRTIDETGNLILETAHGPRAIAAADIYF, encoded by the coding sequence ATGTCGGGTGGGGCCACAGGCGCTTGGCCCCTGGGTGTCTCCCGCCGTGTCCTTGCCACCACCGACAGCACGATGCTGGAGGCCGCGCGCGCCGCGCCCACGCTGACCGGGCCGGAATGGGTGCTGGCGCTGCACCAGACCGCCGCCAGGGGCCGCCGGGGGCGGGCTTGGGTCATGCCATCGGGCAATTTCGCGGCGTCGCTGACGCTGCAACCCTCCGGGCCGCTGGCTCAGATCGCGCTGCGCTCTTTCGCGGCCGCCACCGCTCTGCGCGACGCGCTTATCGCCGTTGGCTGCCCTCCGGGCGACGTGTCCCTGAAATGGCCCAATGATGTGCTGTTGCGAGGCGGCAAGGTGGCGGGCATTTTGCTGGAAAGCATCGGCGACGGGCGCGGCGGGGTCAGCCACCTGATCATCGGGATTGGCGTCAACCTGGCTCACGCGCCGGATCCCTCCGAGGTGGAGGCCCGCGCCGTGACCCCCGTGGCCCTGGGCCTGGATGTCACGCCGGAAGACTTTCTTGACGCCCTCGCCCCCGCCTTTGCCAGCCGCGAATACAGCCTTGCCACCTATGGATTTGACCCCACACGCACCGAATGGCTGGCCCATGCCGCACGTCTGGAGGAGGTCATCACCGCGCGCCTACCGGGCGAAGAGATCACCGGCACCTTTCGCACCATCGACGAGACGGGCAATCTGATCCTTGAAACCGCCCATGGACCGCGCGCCATCGCAGCGGCTGATATCTACTTTTGA
- the nuoL gene encoding NADH-quinone oxidoreductase subunit L codes for METILLFAPLVGALICGFSWRLIGEQAACVIATGFLFLSCLLSWVVFIGFEGETYTRSLFTWIESGTLFTDWAIRVDRLTAIMLIVITSVSALVHLYSFGYMAHDENFKEGESYRPRFFAYLSFFTFTMLMLVTADNLLQLFFGWEGVGVASYLLIGFYFRKPSAGAAAMKAFIVNRVGDFGFLLGIFALFWMTDSIQFDVVLGMGAELAEMSIIFLGMELNAAETIAFLLFIGAMGKSAQLLLHVWLPDAMEGPTPVSALIHAATMVTAGVFLVCRMSPVIEYAPLAGNFIIIIGALSAFVAATIGLVQNDIKRVIAYSTMSQLGYMFVAAGVGVYSVAMFHLLTHAFFKAMLFLGAGSVIHAMHHEQDMRNYGGLRKKIPYTFWAMMIGTLAITGVGIPLLYVGFPVGFAGFVSKDAVIESAYAFGGDLGQFAFWALVIGALFTSFYSWRLMFLTFYGEARGNKHTHEHAHESPMTMLIPLGALAIGAVVAGMVWYGSFFGKTNYVAQFFGVPYAVEEAHGDEHADDHSGEDAHGAEEQAEDHAAGGGHGDDPHYVFTGAPGEGAIHHAPDNHVLNDAHSVPNWVKVAPFVAMVLGFATAYLFYILKPSIPGRLATQQKPLYNFLLNKWYFDEAYEYLFIKPAQWLGRFLWKRGDTNTIDGSINGLAMGIIPFFTRLAGRAQSGYIFHYAFAMVLGLVAIIIFVTLSAG; via the coding sequence ATGGAAACGATCCTCCTCTTCGCCCCCCTCGTCGGCGCGCTGATCTGTGGCTTCTCTTGGCGCCTGATCGGCGAACAGGCGGCTTGCGTTATCGCCACGGGCTTCCTGTTCCTGTCGTGCCTTCTGTCCTGGGTCGTCTTCATCGGCTTCGAGGGAGAGACCTACACACGCAGCCTGTTCACCTGGATTGAGTCCGGGACGCTCTTCACCGACTGGGCCATCCGCGTCGACCGTCTGACGGCGATCATGCTGATCGTGATCACCTCCGTGTCCGCCTTGGTACACCTCTATTCCTTCGGCTACATGGCCCATGACGAGAACTTCAAGGAGGGCGAGAGCTACCGCCCAAGGTTCTTCGCCTACCTGTCGTTCTTCACCTTCACCATGCTGATGCTGGTGACCGCCGATAACCTTCTGCAGCTGTTCTTCGGCTGGGAAGGCGTGGGCGTCGCGTCCTACCTGTTGATCGGTTTCTACTTCCGCAAACCCTCCGCAGGCGCGGCGGCGATGAAGGCGTTTATCGTCAACCGCGTGGGGGACTTCGGCTTCCTACTGGGCATCTTCGCGCTGTTCTGGATGACGGACTCGATCCAGTTCGACGTCGTGCTTGGCATGGGCGCAGAGCTGGCCGAGATGTCGATCATCTTCCTCGGGATGGAGCTGAACGCGGCGGAAACCATCGCCTTCCTGCTGTTCATCGGCGCGATGGGCAAGTCGGCGCAGTTGTTGCTGCACGTCTGGCTGCCCGACGCGATGGAGGGCCCGACGCCCGTGTCGGCCCTGATCCACGCGGCCACCATGGTGACGGCGGGCGTCTTCCTTGTCTGCCGCATGTCCCCGGTGATCGAATACGCGCCGCTGGCGGGCAATTTCATCATCATCATCGGCGCGCTGTCGGCCTTCGTGGCCGCCACAATCGGCCTGGTGCAGAACGACATCAAGCGCGTGATCGCCTATTCGACGATGTCCCAGCTTGGCTACATGTTCGTCGCCGCGGGCGTCGGCGTCTATTCGGTCGCGATGTTCCACCTGCTGACCCACGCGTTTTTCAAGGCGATGCTGTTTTTAGGCGCGGGTTCGGTCATCCACGCGATGCACCATGAGCAGGACATGCGGAACTATGGCGGGCTGCGGAAGAAGATCCCCTACACGTTCTGGGCGATGATGATCGGCACTTTGGCGATCACCGGCGTGGGTATCCCGCTGCTTTACGTCGGTTTCCCGGTCGGCTTCGCGGGCTTCGTGTCCAAGGATGCGGTGATCGAGAGCGCCTATGCCTTCGGCGGAGACCTCGGCCAATTCGCCTTCTGGGCGTTGGTCATCGGCGCGCTGTTCACCAGCTTCTACTCCTGGCGCCTGATGTTCCTGACCTTCTACGGCGAGGCGCGCGGCAACAAGCACACCCATGAACACGCTCATGAGAGCCCGATGACCATGCTGATCCCACTGGGTGCGCTGGCCATTGGCGCGGTCGTGGCGGGTATGGTTTGGTATGGCAGTTTCTTCGGCAAAACCAATTATGTGGCTCAGTTCTTCGGCGTGCCCTACGCGGTGGAAGAAGCCCATGGCGACGAGCACGCAGATGATCACAGCGGCGAGGACGCGCATGGCGCGGAGGAGCAGGCTGAAGACCACGCAGCCGGGGGCGGACACGGCGACGACCCCCATTACGTCTTCACCGGCGCACCCGGAGAGGGCGCGATCCACCACGCCCCCGACAACCACGTTCTGAACGACGCGCACTCCGTTCCAAACTGGGTGAAGGTCGCCCCGTTCGTTGCAATGGTTCTGGGTTTTGCCACGGCCTACCTGTTCTACATCCTGAAACCGTCGATCCCCGGTCGCCTCGCGACACAACAAAAGCCGCTCTACAATTTCCTTTTGAACAAATGGTACTTTGACGAAGCCTATGAGTACCTGTTTATCAAGCCCGCCCAATGGCTTGGCCGGTTCCTGTGGAAGCGCGGCGACACAAACACGATTGACGGCAGCATCAACGGGCTGGCGATGGGGATCATCCCCTTCTTCACCCGCCTCGCGGGCCGCGCGCAATCCGGCTACATTTTCCATTACGCGTTCGCGATGGTGCTGGGGCTTGTCGCCATCATCATCTTCGTCACGTTGAGCGCGGGGTAA
- a CDS encoding NADH-quinone oxidoreductase subunit M: MDNLISIVTFLPLVAAIIMAVFLRGEDEAAQLNAKRLAFAATAATFLVSIFLLVQFDASNTDFQLVEEAPWLFGLTYKVGVDGISILFVMLTTFLMPITIAACWSVKTRVKEYMIALLILETLMIGVFVALDMVLFYLFFEAGLIPMFLIIGIWGGANRIYASFKFFLYTFLGSVLMLVAMVAMYVDAGTTDIPTLLNHNFGTETFTVAGFTVVGGLQTMLFLAFFASFAVKMPMWPVHTWLPDAHVQAPTAGSVVLAAILLKMGGYGFLRFSLPMFPVASDIFAPLILWLSVIAIIYTSLVAMVQEDMKKLIAYSSVAHMGFVTMGIFAANQNGVDGAIFQMISHGFISGALFLCVGVIYDRMHTRDIDAYGGLVVRMPAYAAIFMLFTMANVGLPGTSGFVGEFLTLIGVFQVNTWIGLLACTGVILSASYALWLYRRVVFGDLIKESLKSITDMTRRERAIFAPLVVMTILLGVYPSLVTDIIGPSVEALVTNYELAVADFASHAQVAASH; encoded by the coding sequence ATGGATAACCTCATCTCCATCGTCACATTCCTGCCCCTGGTGGCCGCGATCATCATGGCCGTGTTCCTGCGCGGCGAGGATGAGGCCGCGCAGTTGAACGCCAAGCGTCTGGCCTTCGCCGCCACGGCTGCCACGTTCCTGGTGTCGATTTTCCTGTTGGTGCAGTTCGATGCGTCCAACACTGACTTCCAGCTGGTGGAAGAGGCCCCGTGGCTCTTTGGGCTGACCTATAAGGTTGGCGTGGACGGGATCTCCATCCTGTTCGTGATGCTGACCACGTTCCTGATGCCGATCACGATTGCCGCCTGCTGGAGTGTGAAGACGCGCGTCAAGGAATACATGATCGCGCTTTTGATCCTTGAGACGCTGATGATCGGCGTTTTCGTAGCGCTCGACATGGTGCTGTTCTACCTGTTCTTCGAGGCGGGCCTGATCCCGATGTTCCTGATCATCGGCATCTGGGGCGGGGCGAACCGGATCTATGCATCGTTCAAGTTCTTCCTCTACACCTTCCTGGGCTCGGTCCTGATGCTGGTCGCTATGGTCGCGATGTATGTGGATGCGGGCACGACGGATATCCCGACGCTCCTGAACCACAATTTCGGCACGGAAACCTTCACCGTCGCGGGCTTCACCGTCGTCGGCGGCCTCCAGACGATGCTGTTCCTCGCCTTCTTCGCGTCCTTCGCGGTGAAGATGCCGATGTGGCCCGTGCACACCTGGCTGCCGGACGCGCACGTGCAGGCGCCCACGGCGGGGTCGGTGGTGCTGGCGGCGATCCTGTTGAAGATGGGTGGCTACGGGTTCCTGCGGTTCAGCCTGCCGATGTTCCCCGTGGCGTCTGATATCTTCGCACCGCTGATCCTGTGGCTGAGCGTCATCGCAATCATCTACACGTCGCTAGTGGCGATGGTGCAGGAGGACATGAAAAAGCTGATCGCCTACAGTTCCGTCGCGCATATGGGCTTTGTGACCATGGGCATCTTTGCGGCCAACCAAAACGGCGTGGATGGCGCGATTTTCCAGATGATCTCCCACGGGTTCATCTCGGGCGCGTTGTTCCTGTGCGTGGGCGTGATCTACGACCGGATGCACACCCGCGATATCGACGCCTATGGTGGCCTTGTGGTCCGCATGCCTGCCTACGCGGCGATCTTTATGCTGTTCACCATGGCCAACGTGGGCCTTCCGGGCACCTCCGGCTTTGTGGGGGAATTCCTGACGCTGATCGGGGTCTTTCAGGTCAATACATGGATCGGTCTTCTGGCCTGCACCGGCGTGATCCTGTCAGCGTCCTATGCGCTGTGGCTCTACCGTCGGGTCGTCTTCGGCGACCTGATCAAGGAAAGCCTGAAGTCCATCACCGACATGACCCGCCGGGAGCGCGCGATCTTCGCGCCGCTGGTGGTCATGACGATCCTGCTGGGCGTCTATCCGAGCCTTGTGACCGATATTATCGGCCCCTCGGTCGAGGCCCTCGTTACCAACTACGAACTTGCCGTGGCGGATTTCGCGTCCCACGCGCAAGTTGCCGCAAGCCACTAA
- a CDS encoding DEAD/DEAH box helicase yields MTTFADLDLNPKVQKAIVEAGYESPTPIQAGAIPPALAGRDVLGIAQTGTGKTASFTLPMITMLARGRARARMPRSLVLCPTRELAAQVAENFDIYAKHVKLTKALLIGGVSFKEQEQAIDKGVDVLIATPGRLLDHFERGKLILNDVKVMVVDEADRMLDMGFIPDIERIFGLVPFTRQTLFFSATMAPEIERITNTFLSNPEKIEVERQSTTSATIEQRLIEFKAPRRDAQAKMKRDMLRAAITAEGDAFRNAIIFCNRKVDVDIVAKSLKKHNLNAEPIHGDLDQSHRMRTLAGFRDGSITLLVASDVAARGLDIPNVSHVINYDVPSHAEDYVHRIGRTGRAGKTGVAITLCVPSDEKYLGAIEGLIKQPIPRAEAPMDAGTPKAETEDKPRRSRRGGRRSEEPKAEEKQADAAPEPAREEAKPEPQRQQQPQPRRERGDRGERNDRGGRGRGRDRGDRGPRIVGMGDFTPDFIGLSFDERRGGPAREMNLDEDEPATEIPAETTVEAPAETPTPTEEKPKRRRTRKKPEPATEDAPAEAATEAPAGDDAPTEAAADAPVPEEKPKRRRAPRKKADATPAEAEPDAPAPDGDAEEKPKRRRTRKKKVEEDAPEAADAADPAEATADAPSAD; encoded by the coding sequence ATGACGACTTTCGCAGACCTCGATCTCAATCCCAAAGTTCAAAAAGCCATCGTGGAGGCGGGATATGAAAGCCCAACCCCCATCCAGGCCGGCGCAATTCCGCCCGCCCTCGCGGGCCGCGACGTGTTGGGCATCGCCCAGACAGGCACCGGCAAGACCGCGTCGTTCACCCTGCCGATGATCACCATGCTGGCCCGTGGCCGCGCCCGCGCGCGGATGCCGCGGTCCCTCGTCCTGTGCCCCACGCGAGAACTCGCCGCACAAGTGGCAGAGAACTTTGATATTTACGCCAAGCATGTGAAGTTGACCAAGGCCCTATTGATCGGTGGCGTGTCCTTTAAGGAGCAGGAGCAGGCCATCGACAAAGGCGTCGATGTCCTCATCGCCACACCGGGCCGCCTGCTGGACCATTTCGAACGCGGCAAGCTGATCCTGAACGACGTGAAAGTCATGGTCGTGGACGAGGCCGACCGGATGCTGGACATGGGCTTTATCCCGGATATCGAGCGGATCTTCGGCCTGGTTCCCTTCACCCGCCAGACGCTGTTCTTCTCGGCCACCATGGCCCCGGAGATCGAGCGCATCACCAACACATTCCTGTCCAACCCCGAGAAGATCGAAGTGGAGCGTCAATCCACGACCTCCGCCACGATCGAACAGCGGTTGATCGAATTCAAAGCGCCCCGCCGCGATGCGCAGGCCAAGATGAAGCGCGACATGCTGCGCGCCGCGATCACGGCGGAGGGCGATGCCTTCCGCAACGCCATCATCTTCTGCAACCGCAAGGTGGATGTGGATATCGTTGCCAAGTCGTTGAAAAAGCATAACTTGAATGCTGAGCCGATCCATGGCGATCTGGACCAATCGCACCGGATGCGCACGCTTGCAGGCTTCCGCGACGGGTCGATCACCTTGCTTGTGGCCTCTGACGTTGCGGCCCGCGGCCTCGACATTCCCAACGTGAGCCATGTAATCAACTACGATGTGCCCTCCCACGCAGAGGACTACGTGCACCGCATTGGCCGCACGGGTCGCGCGGGCAAAACAGGTGTCGCGATCACGCTGTGCGTCCCCTCCGATGAGAAGTATCTGGGCGCGATTGAGGGGCTGATCAAACAACCGATCCCGCGCGCGGAGGCGCCGATGGATGCCGGTACGCCGAAGGCGGAGACCGAGGACAAACCGCGCAGATCGCGCCGTGGGGGTCGCCGGTCCGAAGAGCCCAAGGCCGAGGAAAAGCAGGCCGACGCAGCGCCGGAGCCTGCGCGGGAAGAGGCGAAGCCAGAACCACAGCGGCAGCAACAGCCACAGCCCCGTCGCGAACGCGGCGACCGCGGTGAGCGGAATGACCGCGGAGGTCGGGGCCGGGGACGTGACCGGGGCGACCGTGGCCCCCGCATCGTGGGAATGGGGGACTTCACCCCTGACTTCATCGGCCTGAGCTTTGACGAACGTCGCGGCGGCCCGGCCCGGGAAATGAACCTGGACGAGGATGAGCCCGCGACAGAAATCCCTGCAGAAACAACCGTCGAGGCCCCTGCAGAGACCCCAACGCCGACAGAAGAGAAGCCGAAACGTCGCCGCACGCGCAAGAAGCCCGAGCCTGCGACAGAGGACGCGCCAGCTGAGGCGGCGACCGAAGCGCCCGCTGGAGACGACGCCCCGACGGAGGCAGCCGCAGACGCACCCGTTCCGGAGGAAAAGCCCAAGCGTCGCCGGGCACCCCGCAAGAAAGCAGACGCGACGCCAGCTGAGGCCGAGCCGGACGCCCCGGCACCGGACGGCGACGCGGAAGAAAAGCCCAAGCGCCGACGCACGCGGAAAAAGAAGGTCGAAGAAGACGCGCCCGAGGCCGCCGATGCGGCTGATCCTGCCGAGGCTACGGCAGACGCGCCCTCCGCCGACTAA